The following proteins are co-located in the Streptomyces sp. NBC_00435 genome:
- a CDS encoding SDR family oxidoreductase, which yields MGRRWLITGCSSGLGHALATAAARSGDELAVTARKTADLEDLAAAWPGRITPIPLELRDAASCEEAVRTAAERLGGIDILVNNAGIGLFGAVEEVSDAELRDQLETLVVGPWRLARLVLPLMRAQGYGHVLNVSSVVGRMAFPGLGAYVAGKHALEGMSQALAIEAAPHNIRVTVLEPGMFATRYGTSMTESAQRVPAYDGTNREMLEGARGLADSPETGRPEDFAARVLEIVAADATPLRIPVGDDAYGYLEVADQAYREEFAAARILTRGPAPA from the coding sequence ATGGGACGACGTTGGCTCATCACGGGATGCTCCTCCGGCCTCGGGCACGCGCTGGCCACCGCAGCGGCCCGGTCCGGGGACGAACTGGCGGTCACCGCCCGCAAGACCGCCGACCTGGAGGACCTGGCGGCCGCCTGGCCCGGCCGCATCACACCGATCCCGCTCGAACTGCGGGACGCCGCCTCCTGCGAGGAGGCCGTCCGTACCGCCGCCGAGCGCCTGGGCGGCATCGACATCCTCGTCAACAATGCCGGCATCGGACTGTTCGGCGCGGTCGAGGAGGTCTCCGACGCCGAACTCCGCGATCAGCTGGAGACCTTGGTCGTGGGTCCCTGGAGACTCGCCCGCCTCGTCCTGCCGCTGATGCGGGCCCAGGGGTACGGCCACGTCCTCAACGTCTCGTCCGTGGTGGGCCGGATGGCCTTCCCGGGCCTGGGGGCCTACGTCGCGGGGAAGCACGCCCTCGAGGGCATGAGTCAGGCCCTGGCCATCGAGGCCGCTCCGCACAACATCCGCGTCACCGTGCTCGAACCGGGCATGTTCGCGACGCGCTACGGCACGTCCATGACCGAGTCGGCCCAGCGGGTTCCCGCCTACGACGGGACCAATCGCGAGATGCTCGAAGGCGCCCGGGGTCTCGCGGACAGTCCCGAGACCGGCCGCCCGGAGGATTTCGCGGCGCGGGTCCTCGAGATCGTCGCGGCCGACGCCACGCCCCTGCGGATCCCGGTCGGGGACGATGCGTACGGCTATCTGGAGGTGGCCGACCAGGCATACCGCGAGGAGTTCGCGGCAGCCCGGATCCTCACGCGGGGCCCGGCCCCGGCCTGA
- a CDS encoding quinone oxidoreductase family protein, with protein sequence MMAVVLDTDDRYRVTELGEPVPGPGQVAIRVAYAGIQWGDTMVRDGHFAVPRPFVPGFEAFGHIVAVGAGIDARRIGEAVTALTTSGPYAEVALAPAALAFGIGGLALRTAAGLGWGAATAYDLINTAANVRPGESVLIHAAAGSVGTLAAQFARLAGAGRIVGVVGSAVRADYAARFGYDRILLRGEFPAELGDARPDVILDPVGGRTRTAGLGQLAAHGRLVAYGNLASYEPVLADANQLLMDGKSLLTYHSNLLGRTHPDRLAASARRARGRHRAPGGGSTPPPSLGPGRPRRTLEGARLEVRPRASARPRRRDDRGPGPPPP encoded by the coding sequence ATGATGGCTGTCGTACTCGACACCGACGACCGCTACCGGGTGACCGAACTCGGTGAGCCCGTCCCCGGCCCGGGCCAAGTCGCTATCCGTGTGGCCTACGCCGGGATCCAGTGGGGCGACACCATGGTCAGGGACGGCCACTTCGCCGTACCGCGCCCCTTCGTCCCGGGATTCGAGGCGTTCGGGCACATCGTCGCGGTCGGCGCGGGCATCGACGCACGCCGGATCGGCGAGGCCGTCACCGCGCTGACCACCTCGGGCCCCTACGCCGAGGTGGCCCTGGCGCCCGCCGCGCTCGCGTTCGGCATCGGCGGCCTGGCACTGAGGACGGCCGCAGGGCTCGGGTGGGGCGCGGCGACCGCCTACGACCTCATCAACACCGCCGCGAACGTACGGCCCGGGGAGAGCGTGCTGATCCACGCCGCCGCCGGCTCGGTCGGGACGCTCGCCGCCCAGTTCGCCCGACTGGCCGGAGCCGGCCGGATCGTCGGCGTGGTCGGCAGCGCCGTCAGGGCCGACTACGCCGCGCGGTTCGGGTACGACCGGATCCTGCTCCGCGGGGAGTTCCCGGCCGAGCTCGGCGACGCAAGGCCCGACGTCATCCTCGACCCGGTGGGCGGCCGGACCCGAACCGCCGGCCTCGGACAGCTCGCGGCACACGGGCGGCTGGTGGCGTACGGCAACCTCGCCTCGTACGAGCCCGTACTCGCCGACGCCAACCAGCTCCTCATGGACGGCAAGTCGCTCCTGACCTACCACAGCAACCTGCTCGGCCGGACCCACCCCGACCGGCTCGCCGCCAGTGCCCGCCGCGCACGCGGGAGGCACCGCGCTCCCGGTGGTGGATCGACCCCGCCGCCCTCACTCGGCCCCGGCCGCCCCCGGCGGACGCTGGAAGGCGCGCGCCTGGAAGTGCGCCCGCGCGCCTCCGCACGCCCCCGCAGGAGGGATGACCGTGGGCCGGGTCCCCCACCACCATGA
- a CDS encoding oxygenase MpaB family protein gives MPAATDTREGLMARLNGKEVQPHEDYGFFGPGSVVWKVWSYPTAPTVGFQRSVVVEELDPPLVAAVHGTQGIYERTRTRYDRTLRYFAMVAFAGSEQVCRAADVLVKVHSKAIGQLPYGEGTYDANDPASQLWIQLTGWHSILYAYEKYGPGKLTEEEEKEYWEACALAAELQTCSPDDVPRDRAGIRAYFERMRPRLSASPIARQAMHHLLNTDLVLPPTPWWMRPARTVVARTHRIATIATMPRWMREMAQIRQSRLLDVLVVPVMRTAFALAHLSPRIELFLLGMLSPSTVQVVAPIKLGIPPRTKEVLTPGQARARHGYVRPADAHAEFRARQAARVFGDGKPPSEQGLIESQDVLGPLA, from the coding sequence ATGCCCGCCGCCACGGACACGAGGGAGGGCCTGATGGCCCGACTGAACGGCAAAGAGGTCCAACCGCACGAGGACTACGGGTTCTTCGGCCCCGGATCGGTGGTCTGGAAGGTGTGGAGCTACCCCACGGCGCCCACGGTGGGCTTCCAGCGCTCCGTGGTGGTCGAGGAACTCGATCCGCCCCTGGTGGCCGCGGTCCACGGCACCCAGGGGATCTACGAGCGCACCCGCACCCGCTACGACCGCACACTGCGCTACTTCGCCATGGTGGCCTTCGCCGGCTCGGAGCAGGTGTGCAGGGCCGCCGACGTCCTGGTGAAAGTCCACTCGAAGGCCATCGGGCAACTCCCCTACGGCGAAGGCACCTACGACGCCAACGACCCCGCCTCGCAGCTGTGGATACAGCTCACCGGCTGGCATTCGATCCTCTACGCGTACGAGAAGTACGGGCCCGGCAAACTCACCGAGGAGGAGGAGAAGGAGTACTGGGAGGCCTGCGCGCTCGCCGCGGAGCTCCAGACGTGCTCGCCCGACGACGTCCCGCGCGACCGCGCCGGAATCCGGGCGTACTTCGAGCGGATGCGCCCGCGGCTGTCGGCCAGCCCGATCGCCCGCCAGGCCATGCACCACCTCCTGAACACCGATCTCGTCCTCCCGCCTACCCCTTGGTGGATGAGGCCCGCGCGGACGGTCGTGGCGAGGACGCACCGGATCGCCACGATCGCCACCATGCCGCGCTGGATGCGGGAGATGGCGCAGATCCGGCAGTCGCGTCTCCTGGACGTCCTCGTCGTACCGGTCATGCGGACGGCCTTCGCGCTCGCCCATCTCAGCCCCAGGATCGAACTGTTCCTGCTGGGGATGCTCTCACCCTCCACGGTCCAGGTGGTCGCGCCCATCAAGCTCGGCATCCCTCCCCGCACCAAGGAGGTACTCACTCCGGGGCAGGCCCGTGCCCGCCACGGCTACGTGCGGCCCGCCGACGCCCACGCCGAGTTCAGGGCGCGCCAAGCCGCACGCGTCTTCGGCGACGGGAAGCCCCCGAGCGAACAGGGCCTCATCGAATCCCAGGACGTCCTCGGCCCGCTGGCCTGA
- a CDS encoding TetR/AcrR family transcriptional regulator has protein sequence MSTPTSPTDRPRRRRPYTPRVPITERREQLLDVALDLIVSDGYGRISIDAIAKRAQVARSVVYGAFSDLEALLLTLLDRQQERAFTRLLATVPDPLRTSDPVGFACGAVHRMAAMLREDPDTWRLILLTPATTPPVVHARIEADRERFRRRVTAWIESAPAAAAGPAPDAEVLAHALIAAAEHFARLALTSPGAIDATRLAGQLRLLLGAIWPAPAEPVGGAPRA, from the coding sequence GTGTCGACACCGACGTCTCCCACCGACAGGCCGCGCAGGCGGCGCCCCTACACCCCGCGCGTCCCGATCACCGAGCGTCGGGAGCAACTGCTCGACGTCGCACTCGACTTGATCGTGAGTGATGGCTACGGCCGGATCTCGATCGACGCGATCGCCAAGCGGGCCCAGGTCGCACGGTCCGTGGTCTACGGCGCCTTCAGCGACCTCGAGGCGCTGCTGCTCACCCTGCTCGACCGACAGCAGGAGCGCGCGTTCACCCGGCTGCTCGCGACCGTACCCGACCCCCTCCGCACCTCCGACCCGGTCGGCTTCGCCTGCGGGGCCGTGCACCGGATGGCCGCCATGCTGCGGGAGGACCCTGACACCTGGCGGCTGATCCTGCTGACCCCGGCGACCACACCCCCGGTGGTCCACGCGCGCATCGAGGCGGACCGGGAGCGCTTCCGGCGCAGGGTCACCGCGTGGATCGAGTCCGCTCCGGCCGCCGCGGCGGGGCCCGCGCCCGACGCCGAGGTCCTGGCCCACGCCCTGATCGCCGCCGCGGAACACTTCGCGCGCCTCGCGCTCACCTCCCCCGGAGCGATCGACGCCACCCGGCTCGCCGGACAACTGCGGCTCCTGCTCGGCGCGATCTGGCCGGCGCCCGCGGAACCGGTCGGGGGGGCGCCCCGCGCGTAG
- a CDS encoding glycosyltransferase — translation MRILFTGPASAGHLFPMVPTAQALQAAGHQVLFAGSAPLDQLRQSGLPTVEIGDGSTLMEAFRRASDGIDPQFVSDGNSPQDMERLAAKGFAEHSRVTIDDLLAVATAWRPDLIVHAAFQAAAPLVSAALGIPAVVHNFGVMSGLGMVSRLAGLLADEYRAREVEGPATRTVLDVVPASLGGDGTGWRVRYVPYNGGGTVPGDLVARGSRPRIAVTLGTVVTAYAGVDPVRRVVAEAASVDADFLLAVGDTDLGPLGTLPANVRPLPWVPLAQLLDTADAVVHHGGSGTMLTAAARGVPQLILPQGADHFINVDAATGLGFALRSSGAGVDAALLSRLLTDEDLRKAAAATQTEISTLPSPSDLVASFEGLR, via the coding sequence GTGCGCATCTTGTTCACCGGTCCCGCTTCGGCCGGCCACTTGTTCCCGATGGTGCCGACCGCCCAGGCACTCCAGGCCGCCGGGCACCAGGTGCTGTTCGCCGGTTCCGCCCCGCTCGACCAGCTCCGCCAGAGCGGGCTGCCCACCGTGGAGATCGGCGACGGCTCCACGCTGATGGAGGCCTTCCGGCGCGCCTCGGACGGGATCGATCCGCAGTTCGTCTCCGACGGGAACAGCCCGCAGGACATGGAGCGGCTGGCCGCGAAGGGTTTCGCCGAACACAGCCGGGTGACGATCGACGACCTGCTGGCGGTCGCCACCGCCTGGCGGCCGGACCTCATCGTCCACGCCGCGTTCCAGGCCGCCGCACCACTGGTCTCGGCGGCGCTCGGCATACCCGCCGTCGTGCACAACTTCGGTGTGATGTCCGGCCTCGGCATGGTCAGCAGGCTGGCCGGCCTCCTGGCGGACGAGTACCGGGCCCGTGAGGTCGAGGGCCCGGCCACCCGCACCGTCCTCGATGTCGTACCCGCTTCCCTCGGCGGGGACGGCACCGGCTGGCGGGTGCGCTACGTGCCGTACAACGGCGGTGGCACGGTACCCGGCGATCTCGTGGCGCGCGGCTCGCGGCCCCGGATCGCCGTCACTCTCGGGACGGTGGTCACGGCGTACGCGGGCGTCGACCCGGTGCGGCGGGTCGTCGCCGAGGCGGCTTCCGTCGACGCCGACTTCCTGCTCGCCGTGGGCGACACCGATCTGGGTCCGCTCGGCACTCTTCCCGCCAACGTCCGCCCCCTGCCGTGGGTGCCGCTGGCCCAGCTGCTGGACACGGCCGACGCGGTCGTGCACCACGGCGGCTCCGGCACCATGCTCACCGCCGCGGCCCGGGGTGTCCCCCAGCTGATCCTCCCGCAGGGCGCCGACCACTTCATCAACGTCGATGCCGCGACGGGCCTGGGCTTCGCCCTGCGTTCCAGTGGCGCCGGCGTGGACGCCGCTCTGCTCAGCCGTCTCCTCACCGACGAGGACCTGCGCAAGGCCGCCGCCGCCACTCAGACCGAGATATCCACGCTCCCCTCCCCCAGCGACCTGGTCGCCTCCTTCGAGGGCCTGAGGTAG
- a CDS encoding DNA alkylation repair protein, which yields MAELAGLEDAKTRAVNEKHGDDHGVNLGKLRALAKRLKTQQELARGLWETDDSAARLLAILICRPKAFERDDLDAMLRAARTPKVHDWFVNYVVKKNPHCEELRLTWSADPDPVVASAGWALTAERVAKQPEGLDLSGLLDVIEAEMKDAPERLQWSMNLCLGQIGIEHAEYRTRAVGIGERLGVFRDYPTPAGCTSPFAPVWIAEIVRRRQGE from the coding sequence ATGGCCGAGCTGGCCGGGCTGGAGGACGCGAAAACACGCGCGGTGAACGAGAAGCACGGTGACGACCACGGTGTGAACCTCGGCAAGCTGCGCGCGCTCGCGAAGCGGCTGAAGACACAGCAGGAGCTCGCCCGCGGTCTCTGGGAGACGGACGACTCCGCGGCGAGACTGCTGGCCATCCTGATCTGCCGCCCGAAGGCGTTCGAACGCGACGACCTGGATGCCATGCTGCGCGCTGCCCGCACTCCCAAGGTGCACGACTGGTTCGTGAACTACGTGGTGAAGAAGAACCCGCACTGCGAGGAACTGCGCCTGACGTGGTCGGCCGATCCGGATCCGGTGGTCGCGAGCGCCGGCTGGGCGCTGACCGCCGAACGCGTGGCGAAGCAGCCCGAGGGCCTGGACCTCAGCGGACTGCTCGACGTCATCGAGGCGGAGATGAAGGACGCCCCGGAGCGCCTGCAGTGGTCGATGAACCTCTGCCTGGGCCAGATCGGGATCGAGCACGCCGAGTACCGCACCCGTGCCGTCGGCATCGGTGAGCGCCTCGGGGTGTTCAGGGACTATCCGACCCCCGCGGGCTGCACGTCTCCCTTCGCGCCCGTCTGGATCGCCGAGATCGTGCGCCGCCGGCAGGGCGAGTAG